The window GCTCATAGGCTTTTTTCCTTGCTTCATCAAGCACCAGATTGCCTTTTTCTGTCGTGGTATAGTATTTTCTAATTTTCCCGTCTACATTTCGATTTTCTCTTACTAAAAGTCCATCCTCTTCCATATGATGGAGGATAGGGTAGAGGGTACCCGAGCTGATATCATAACCATGTTCTTTGAGTTCTTCGAGCATCCATGCACCAAAAATAGGGTGTTCCTTAGCATGGTGTAAAATGTGTATATGAATAAAGCCAAGAAATAATTTACGCAATACTTTATCTTCCAAATCATCATCTCCTTTACTGATATCGAATATCAATATCGAATTTCGATATCAGAAGTATATAATGTACTCTTACTACTTTCAAGGTAATCCTAATCATTTACATAATCTTTACATAAGTGACATAAAAAAACCTTCAGTTTACGGAAGAATAAAGGCAAAGGCAAAAGAATGAGATTTAAGAAAGGAGGGGGAGTTTTTGAAATATATTAAGCTTAGAATTGATAAATCCGTTAAAAGGGATAGAGATGGCCTCTATCCCTCACGTTTTCCGGCAATTCCATAGAAGAATAACCGTGTAAGATCCTCTGTCATTGGTAGTATGATTTTAGCCAGGTCCTCACGTCTCAAGTATTCTTGAAACATTTGTAGATAGTACAAAAGGGACTCGTTTGATATGGCTGAATCAATATAACCTTGCTGCTTTCCTTCTTCAAAAAGTGTAAGGAAAAGTGGGAGAGCCTCTTTCCTATATACTTCTTCTACATAGCTTTGTCCACTTGCGTAATCCTTCATAAAGTCTTGAAAAAACCCTTCATTTATCTGTGTTACCGCTACACCTTTTTCAAAAATAATCTTTTTAATTTTTTCATTAAATGGAAGTTCACTTTGCAAGAGCTTTTTTTGTTCCTTCCATTCTTGGTCAACATAAAACTTAAAGACAAAGCGGACTAAATTATCTTTACTTTCAAAGTAATTATAGATGGTGACTTGAGATACATTTGCCTTTTTTGCTATTTCTGATATGGACACCTTTTGTATTCCAAATTTCATGAATAAGGCCAAAGCAGCTTCAACTATATCTTTTTTCTTTTGTTCTCTACGTTTTTCAAATCCATCCACATTATTCACCTCATGATAAGTTTAATGAAATTTATGAAACAATACAACGAAATAAGTTCATAACCTATTGTAAGAAGCTTAATTTTTGTATATTATGAACTATATAGAACAAAAAATTTCATAACTTATAAAGAGGAGAATTATCATGCTAGGTAACTCGTCAGAATTAAATACAATAACACTTCAATTAAATGGTATCAATGTCAATTGCTACACAGCTGGAGAAACGGGTTCACCAGTCATCCTCTTACATGGAGCAGGGGTCGATTCAGCTGATATTTCATGGTGTGAAGTAATGGAGCCTTTGTCTAAACAACATCGTATGTTTGCTCCTGATTTACCTGGTTATGGAGCAAGTGACAAGCCTGATGTAGAATATTCACTTTCCTTTTATATTGATTTTTTAGAAAAGCTAATCGATGCATTAAATCTTAAGAAAGTAAGTCTAATTGGATTGTCCCTTGGTGGGGGTATCTCTCTTGGGTTCACACTTAAGCATTCAAGTCGGGTAGAGAAGCTAATCGTAGTAGGGGCATGGGGTCTCTTTAGCAAACTTCCATTCCATCTCCTTTCCTATTGGTATATAAAATCCCCATTTAATGAACTTTCCTATAAAATGTCGAGCAAAAGTAGAAAATTTGTCAAATGGACGCTCCTGAATAGCTTGTTTGGTAACCCTGACAATCTCACAGAAAAGCTCGTTGATGAAATTTACACTCTTTTAAAAGCACCGAATGCAGGCAAAGCCTTTGCCTCATTTCAGAGAAGTGAAATTACAAGTAGCGGACTTCGCACGAATATATCAGACAGATTAACTGAAATTAACGTCCCAACCTTAATTGTACATGGGTCAAAGGATAGTAGTGTCCCTGTTCAACATGCAAAAGAGGCCTATAAGCTGATAAAAAATTCTGAGCTTTATTTGATGGAAGGGTGCAAGCATTGGCCACAAAAAGAAAAGCCAGTGGAGTTTACCCATGTGGTAGAAAACTTTTTGATGAAAGAATAATCATCTATATTCTTATTTATAGATATATCATACATTGAACGGGAAGCGGAAAAATGGATTAGAACAATTCAGCATAGATGCGAATAAATAAACTAGAAAAAGGTTTCCCTTTACCCCGTATCTTTTTAGACTTGTTGATCGTTTATAAGGTAGAACGTGCTGAGGGAGTGA of the Bacillus tuaregi genome contains:
- a CDS encoding TetR/AcrR family transcriptional regulator produces the protein MDGFEKRREQKKKDIVEAALALFMKFGIQKVSISEIAKKANVSQVTIYNYFESKDNLVRFVFKFYVDQEWKEQKKLLQSELPFNEKIKKIIFEKGVAVTQINEGFFQDFMKDYASGQSYVEEVYRKEALPLFLTLFEEGKQQGYIDSAISNESLLYYLQMFQEYLRREDLAKIILPMTEDLTRLFFYGIAGKREG
- a CDS encoding alpha/beta fold hydrolase, with translation MLGNSSELNTITLQLNGINVNCYTAGETGSPVILLHGAGVDSADISWCEVMEPLSKQHRMFAPDLPGYGASDKPDVEYSLSFYIDFLEKLIDALNLKKVSLIGLSLGGGISLGFTLKHSSRVEKLIVVGAWGLFSKLPFHLLSYWYIKSPFNELSYKMSSKSRKFVKWTLLNSLFGNPDNLTEKLVDEIYTLLKAPNAGKAFASFQRSEITSSGLRTNISDRLTEINVPTLIVHGSKDSSVPVQHAKEAYKLIKNSELYLMEGCKHWPQKEKPVEFTHVVENFLMKE
- a CDS encoding PadR family transcriptional regulator — translated: MEDKVLRKLFLGFIHIHILHHAKEHPIFGAWMLEELKEHGYDISSGTLYPILHHMEEDGLLVRENRNVDGKIRKYYTTTEKGNLVLDEARKKAYELFKEIKD